The window TTATTGAAGAGTCTTTAAGCGAAAAAGTGTCATTTGAGGAAATACTTAAGGGCAAGGAGGGAGAGATTGTTTCACCTTTACAGGGTAGAATCGTCCAGATAAGGGTAAAGGAGGGCGACGCAGTGAATAAGGGTCAGCCCTTATTATCAATTGAGGCAATGAAGAGTGAAACAGTAATATCAGCATCTAAGGGAGGAGTTGTGAAGAAAATTTTGGTAAAACCCGGACAGGGTGTTAAGAAGGGAGACCTTCTTTTAATTATTGAGTAGTTATGGGGTGAGGTCAAATTACATCCACATATGATAAAATATTGGAAGAATTGAAAAAGAAGAAGGAATTGGTATGTAAGGGGGGAGGAGAAGAGAGAATTAAAGCACAGCACGATAAGGGAAAATTGACCGCTAGGGAGAGATTATCATTACTGTTTGATGATAATACATTCCAGGAATTTATGGGATTTGCAACAACAAAGGCTACGGAATTCGGTCTAGACAAGAACAAGGTCTATGGTGACGGTGTAGTAACGGGATGGGGAAAAGTTGAGGGAAGAACTGTTTTCGCCTATGCACAAGACTTCATATCATTAGGAGGTACATTGGGCGAGGTACATGCTAACAAGATTGCTAGAGTTTATGAGTTAGCCCTTAAGACAGGGGCACCTGTTGTAGGAATAAATGACTCAGGTGGAGCTAGAATACAGGAAGGAGCAGTTGCACTGGAAGGCTATGGTGCAGTGTTTAAGATGAATGTTATGGCATCAGGTGTTATACCACAGATAACTATTATGGCTGGACCTGCTGCAGGAGGTGCAGTTTATTCTCCCGCATTAACAGATTTCATTATAATGATTAAAGGAGATGCTTACTACATGTTTGTAACAGGACCAGAAATAACTAAGGTAGCTCTAGGTGAAGAAGTCAGTTATCAAGATCTAGGAGGAGCAGTAGTACACTCAACTAAATCCGGTGTAGTGCACTTCATGGCTGAAAATGAACAAGACGCAATAAACATAACTAAGAAACTGTTATCATACCTCCCCTCTAACAACATGGAGGAACCACCATATATAGATACAGGCGATTCTGCAGATAGAGATGTGTCAGGAGCCGGTGATATAATTCCATCAGACCCCGTAAAGCCGTATAGT is drawn from Sulfolobus acidocaldarius SUSAZ and contains these coding sequences:
- a CDS encoding biotin carboxyl carrier protein of propionyl-CoA carboxylase subunit beta, with the translated sequence MKIIKVVTDQGDSYTFVTEKRDNKDLMKAEGAEFEVEYLGAGWREGEHLIKVNGEVHTISIINGHLVIDNETLFKVDRVIEESLSEKVSFEEILKGKEGEIVSPLQGRIVQIRVKEGDAVNKGQPLLSIEAMKSETVISASKGGVVKKILVKPGQGVKKGDLLLIIE
- a CDS encoding methylmalonyl-CoA carboxyltransferase, whose protein sequence is MTSTYDKILEELKKKKELVCKGGGEERIKAQHDKGKLTARERLSLLFDDNTFQEFMGFATTKATEFGLDKNKVYGDGVVTGWGKVEGRTVFAYAQDFISLGGTLGEVHANKIARVYELALKTGAPVVGINDSGGARIQEGAVALEGYGAVFKMNVMASGVIPQITIMAGPAAGGAVYSPALTDFIIMIKGDAYYMFVTGPEITKVALGEEVSYQDLGGAVVHSTKSGVVHFMAENEQDAINITKKLLSYLPSNNMEEPPYIDTGDSADRDVSGAGDIIPSDPVKPYSMRELIYRTVDNGEFLEVHKYWANNIIIGFARIGGNVVGIVANNPEEFGGAIDVDAADKAARFIRFCDAFNIPLISLVDTPGYVPGTEQEYKGIIRHGAKMLYAFAEATVPKITVILRKSYGGAHIAMSIKSLGADLVYAWPNAEIAVTGPEGAVRILYKRDLQKMSNPEDYIKQKIEEYRRLFANPYWAAEKGLIDDVIEPKDTRRIIYFSLEMLKSKREYRYPKKHGNIPL